Below is a genomic region from Microbacterium esteraromaticum.
TCACCTCGCGCGTGCGGCGGCCCGATGCCGCGCTGCTCGGGGTGGCGGTGCCCGTGACCGTGCTGAGGGGCGAGCAGACCTTCCCGTTCCTGATCGCGTCGTCGGATCGTCTCGCCTCTCAGATCCCTGGTGCCGAGCTGGTCGTCGTGCCCGAATCGATCATGCACCGACCCGACCCGGCTGCGACCGCGCGCGTGCTCGCCGAGCGGATCTGACCAGGTGGCGGGTTACGGTGAGAGTGTGGATGCCGTCGACCAGCTGCCCGATCACCCCGCTCCTGATGCCCCGCAGGGCAAGCTCGTGCTGCTGCGGCACGGCGAGACCGAGTGGTCGCGCACCGGCAGGCACACCGGGCTGACCGACATCCCGCTGACGGAACACGGCGAGGAGCTCGCTCGCGCCGCCGGCGAGCTGGTGAAGGGGTACGATTTCGGGCTCGTGCTGAGCTCGCCGCTGCAGCGCGCACGGCGCACGGCAGAACTGGCGGGACTGGATGCCGGGATCGACCCGCTGCTCGTCGAATGGGACTACGGCGGGTACGAGGGCCGCACCACCAGGGACATCCGCGCGGAGCTGGGCTACAACTGGACCACCTTCGCGCACGGTGTGATCCGCGGCGAGACGCCCGGCGAGACGGTCGAGGAGGTCGCGGCACGGGCGTCCCGGGTGCTGACGAGGGTGCTGCCGGCGATGGCGTCCGGCGACGTCGCCCTCGTCGCGCACGGCCACTACCTGCGCATCCTCACCGCCGTCTTCCTGCGCCAGGCTCCGCGGTTCGGGGCGTCGATCTCGCTCGACGCCGGGTCGGTCTCGGTGCTCGGATTCGCGCGCGAGCAGCCGGCGATCCTCGCCTGGAACCACGGTCCTCAGCTGCCGACGAAACCTGCGGAGTCGTAGCGCCAGGCCCTGTCTGCCGGTGAAGGCGGCTGATACTGTTCGGGCAACGCCGAGCCGAAGGATTCCCCATGAGCGATCTCACTCCCCCTCCTCCGCCGCCCGAGCCACCGCGCCATCCGCACGGAGCACCTGACCCCGCGGCCGCGCCGGCCGAGCCGCCCACCGCCGATGCGCAGACTACGCCGGCACCTCCGGCGTACGCGCCGCCGCCCGCACCGCCGACCTCGCCGCTCTACGGCGAACCGACGTACCCCCAGCCGTCGGTTCCCGTCTACGGCGATCCCGGCTACCCGCAGATGCCCGTCCCCGCGTACGGCGCCCCCGCTCACCCGCCGTCGCCCGGCCAGTTCGCGTACGCGGCACCCGTCGCACCCCAGCCGGTCGGTCTGCGACCGCTGCGCGGGATCGGGGCGGCGACCCGCTGGCTGATCGTGGCATCGGCCGTCGCCACACTGATCGCGATCGCGACCGAGTTCTGGGGCGTCTCGTCGCTCGGCGCCTTCTCCTCCGGCCTCGTCGGGATCGACGCCCTGCAGTCGTACGACGCCGTGTCGCTGCTGCTCGCCGGGGTCACGAGCCTCATCACGATCGCCGCGGGAGTCTGCTGGCTCATCTGGCAGCATCGCGCCGCGTCATCGGTTCCGCCGGCGGCGCTGCGTCGCTCGCCAGGATGGCACGTCGGATCGTGGTTCATCCCGGTGGTGGCGTGGTGGTTCCCGTTCCAGAACGTCAAGGACATCGTGCGCGGCGCGAACGCCCCCGTGAGCGGCGGCCTTCTGGGCGGATGGTGGGCGCTGTGGATCGCGTCGAGCCTGACGTACGTGATCTCGACCAACATGACGAACGCCGCGGAGACGGTGCCAGCGCTGAGCGCCGCGATCAGCGTCGCCATCGCGGGCGACGTGCTCTGGATCGCCGCCGCCGCTCTCGCCTGGATGGTGGTGAAGCGCATCACGGATGCCCTCGACCCGGGCGCCCGGTGAAGGCCGCCGCCTAGCGCTTCTCTCGCGCTCCATCGCCATCCATCTCGGATCCCCATATCATCGCTATGGGGCACGAGAGGGGTCAAGGGAGCGCCATGGAGGATCCTCGGAGCGACGCGGATCTGCTTCGCGAGCTGCGAAACGGCGATCGCGATGCGTACGTGGTCCTGTGGGAACGCCACATCGGTGCCGCGCTGCGGTACTCGCGCCGGATGCTGCCGTCGCGCGCGGAGGACCTCGCCTCCGAAGCGCTGCTGGCGATCTATCAGCAGGTCACCACCACGAGCAAGGGCCCGGACTTCGCCTTCCGCTCGTACCTCAAGGCGGTCATCCGCAACACCGCGATCCGCTGGCGCAAGGAGGCCAGCAGGTTCGATGAATGGGCCGAGGCCGATGCGGTCGACTTCAGCGACGGGCTGAGTCTGGTCGAGCGGGAGTCCGACGCGAGCGACCTGCTCGGCGCATTCCAGGACCTGCCGGAGCGCTGGCAGAAGGTGCTCTGGCTGTCGGAGGTCGCCGAGGTCGCGCGACCCGAGATCGCCCGAGAACTCGGCATCAAGCCGAACGCGGTCTCGGCTCTGCACCGGCGGGCGCGATCCGGGCTGAGACTCCAATGGCTGAGCCGGCAGGTGCCCGTGCTGCTGCGCGACGACGAGACGCACGTGGCCCGTCTTCTCCCGAGGCACCTCTCCGACCCCAACGACGAGGTGCTCACTCTGCAGATCGCGCCGCACCTCGAGACCTGCAGCGTGTGCAGCGACCTTCTGGTGAGTCTTCAGACCGACGCACGCCGGCTGCAGGGCGTCACGCTCTCGGCCGCCGGCTTCGGCGCTCTCAGCGTCGCCCTTCCCGGTGCCGGCGCGCTGGCACCGACCACCGCGGTCGCCTCCGGCGTCATCATCGCCGGAGCGGGCGTGGGGATCGCCGGCCTGCTCTCCACCGGCGCTGGGGTGCTCGTGGTCACCGCGGGGGTGCTCGCGGTCGGCGGCATCCTCCTCGGCTCCTTCTTCCTCAATCCGGGCGAAGCCGACGCCGCACGACCCGAGACAGCCACCGCGCCGACCCCGGCATCCACTCCATCCGAGCTCCCCCTCGACCGCATAGACCCCCTGCCTCCTGCGACGCCCACACCGACGCCGTCGCCTGAGCCCCCGGCGCTCGGGCGCGGGAACACGGATCCGAACATCGAGTCCATCGAGTTCGACCAAGCTCCGGCGGGCCAGTACGTTCCGGTCGCACCCGCGCCCGCCGGCCCGGAGGTGCCCGGGCCCAGCGAGGAGCCGGGGGGCGAACCGGCACTGACACCCGGGGTCACCTCGCCGACAGATGTGACCGGATACACCGCACCGTTCATCACCGGTCAAACGGCTCCCGGCAACGCCGTGGCGATCGACTTCGCATCGCAGAGGTATGAGATCGACGTCGAGCCGGATGGGTCATGGAGCTTCGACACGCGCCCGCTGGCGTTCGACGCCGGATCGTACGACTACGCGGTGTGGGCGTACAGCGCCACGGAGCAGTCGCTCGCGACGACCGGAACGATCGTCGTGCAGCCGCCGGCCGTGCAGGGCTTCGAGCAGATCGATGGACCGATCCCGCTCGATGAAGCCCAGACGACAGGGATCGTGGTCTCGATCACCGGGCCCCCGAACGGAACCGTCTGGGTGTCGACGCCGAAGACCGATGCGACTGTCACCCTCGATGAGAACGGCCACGCGGTCCGCCGGATCAGGATGTTCGCAGACGGGTGGTACCCGTTCTCATTCGCCGTCATCGACGCCGACTGGTACGCCGGACCGGCCTTCAGCGACCCGGTCGACGTCGTCGACCCGAACCGCGACCCGTCCTTGCCGCGCGGCGGCGGCGGGGTCTTCGACATCGTCGATCCGTGATCGCGATGCTCGTCATCAGGCGGGCAGTGTGCCGCATTCGCGCCGCGCGGTCAATCATGCGCAGCGAGGAGTGAGCGCCGCTTAGGCTCACGGCATGGCCCTGTTCAGCAGCGATCGCCCACGACGCGTCCAGCTCGACCCGACCACCCTCGACCTCCGCGCGAGCCGCGCGCCATGGAGCCTCTGGGCCGACGGATTCGGCCGCCTCGGCATCCGATCGATCCAGATCATCGTCACGGTCGCCGTGGCAGCCGGCATCGTGTTCGTCATCCAGTACCTCACCCTGGTGACGATCCCGCTCGCCATCGCGCTCATCCTCGCCTGCGCCTTCGCACCCGCGATGAACTGGCTGCGCCGACGTCGCGTTCCCGACCTGCCGGCAACCATCATCACCCTGTTCGCCATCGTCGCCGTCCTCAGCGCCCTGAGCTGGCTGATCGTCTGGGCGGTGCGCACTCAGTGGGATGAGCTGTACGCGCAGGCGCAGGAGGGCATCGATCACCTGATCGACTGGACCAACACGCTGCCCTTCCAGCTGTTCACCCCTGAGCAGCTCGAGGAGTGGACGAAGACGCTCACCGACTTCGTCACCAGCGCGCAGTTCGGTTCGGGTGCCCTGGCCGGAGTCGGCGCGGTCGCCAGCTTCGTCACGGGGTTCGTGCTGCTGGTCACGATCCTCTTCTTCTTCCTCAAGGACGGCCCGCAGATGTGGGAGTTCCTGCTGCGCCCGTTCCGCGGCGAGAGCGAGCGCCGCGCGCGCCGCATCGGCGCGAAGACCGTCGGCGTGCTGGGCTCGTACGTGCGGGGAACCGCGACGGTGGCGCTCGTCGACGCCGTCGGCATCCTGATCGGCCTGCTGATCCTGCAGGTGCCACTGGCGATCCCGCTCGCCGTCCTCGTGTTCCTGCTGGCATTCATCCCCATCGTCGGTGCGACGCTGGCCGGGGTGCTGGCCGCCCTCGTCGCCCTGGTCGCGAACGGGTGGGTGAACGCGCTGCTGGTCGTCGGAGTCGTCGTGCTCGTCAACCAGCTGGAGGGAAACCTGCTCCAGCCCTTCCTGATGGGGCGCACGATGAAGCTGCACGCGTTCGTCATCCTGGTCGCCCTCGCCGTGGGCACCGCGCTCAGCGGGCTCATCGGCGCGGTGCTCGCCGTTCCGGTCACCGCGGCCGTGTGGGGCATCATCCAGGTGTGGGACGGTGACGATCTGCCGGTGCGCTGGGCACGCAGGAAGACGCGCGAACCGGAGCCGGCCGAGAGCACGGCCGTCGAGATCGCCTGACATCCGGCGTTCGCTGACACCGAGGGGGTGGGGTCGGCCGATCGTCGCTTCCTGTCTCAGCTCGGCGCGAAGATCGGGACGGCCATCCAGATCGCCACGCCCACCAGAGTCACCGCGAACAGGCCGTCGATCCAGCGCGTGGACCGTTCGCCGCGGAACAGCATCGCCAGCGCGCTACCGCCGAGCACCCAGACGATGAACGCGACCAGGTTGTTGATCGTGAAGACGGCGGTGAGCGCCAAGGTCGTCGCCACGTCGTCGTTCGCCGGAGGTCGGAGGAACTGGGTGAACATGACGGCGATGATGTAGTACGCCTTCGGGTTCAGCACCAGCACCACGACCCCGGACCAGAATCCGATCCGCGTCGGTCCGGCATCGGACATACCCGTCTTCGGCCCGGACACCGCCGAGCGGAGGAACGCGAACGCCAGCCACAGCACGTATACGCCCCCGAGCGCCGCGAGAGTCCTCGCGACCACGGGGTCATTGAGGAGGGTCGCGCCCATCCCGAGCCCGAGGGCCGCGGTCACGACGAACGTCGCGGCGTGATAGCCCGTCAGCGCAGGAAGAGCCGCGCGCAGCCCCCTCGATGCGCCGATCCCTGCGAAGAAGGCGTTGCCGGGGCCGGGGCTGTATGCGAGTGGAAACAGGAACAGCAGCAGTGCGACGAAGGTATCGGGACTCACACAGGCAACGATCCGGGATCGTCCCGTGCATCGCTGGCGGATATCGGCCATCGCATTCGATGACGATCCCGGGTGGAGGATCACCCGCAGGGCCCTCGTCCGCGTCGTGCCGGCGGCTCAGTTGAAGTCGCCGCCACCGCCGCCGAAGTCGCCCGGGGCCATGTCCATGAATCGGGAGTAGTGGCCCTGGAAGGCGACGGTGATCGTCGCGGTGGGACCGTTTCGGTGCTTGGCGACGATCAGATCGGCCTCGCCCGGGCGGATGTCCTTGTCGTAGGCGGCCTCGCGGTGCAGCAGGATCACCATGTCGGCGTCCTGCTCGATCGAGCCCGACTCGCGCAGGTCGCTGATCGCCGGCTTCTTGTCGGCACGCTGCTCTGCGCCACGGTTCAGCTGCGACAGCGCGATCACCGGCACCTGCAGCTCCTTCGCGAGCAGCTTGAGCGCCCGCGAGAACTCCGAGACCTCCTGCTGACGCGACTCGACGCGCTTGCCGCTCGTCATCAGCTGCAGGTAGTCGATCACGACGAGGCGAAGCCCCGCCTTCTGCTTGAGCCGGCGGCACTTGGCGCGGATCTCGACGAGGGTCATGTTGGGGCTGTCGTCGATGTACAGCGGTGCGTCGTTGATGCGCCCTCGAGTCGCGGCGACGGTGGTCCAGTCACGCGGATCGAGTGTTCCCTTTCGCATGTTCTGCAGCGGGATCGCACCCTCGGCGCTGAGCAGGCGCATCGCGATCTCGCTCTTGCCCATCTCGAGCGAGAAGAAGATCGACGGCTCGTTGTGGCCGATGGACGCCGCGCGGGCGAAGTCCAGAGCCAGCGTCGACTTGCCCATGGCAGGCCTCGCGGCGACGACGATCATCTGACCGCCGTGCAGGCCGTTGGTCAGCTCGTCGAGCTCTCGGAAGCCGGTCGGGATGCCGGTCATGGTGCCGTCACGGCCGTTGGCGGCCTCGATCTCCTCGACGGCGGCATCGACGGCCACGGTGAGCGGCACGTAGTCCTCGGCGGTCTCGGAGCCGGTGACCGAGTAGATCTCGGCCTGCGCGTTGTTGACGATGTCGGTCGCATCGCCCTCGCCCGCGTAGCCGAGCTGCACGATGCGCGTGCCCGCGTCGACCAGGCGCCGCAGGATCGCCCGCTCGGAGACGATCCCGGCGTAGTAGCCGGCGTTCGCCGCGGTCGGCACGATCGATGTGAGCGTGTGCAGGTAGTCGGCGCCGCCCGCGCGCCCCAGCTCGCCGGTCTTGATCAGCTCGTCTGTGACGGCGACGACATCGGTCGGCTCGCCGTGCGAGTACAGCGAGAGGATCGCCTCGAAGATCAGCTCGTGCTTGGGCACGTAGAAATCGGCGCCCTTGAGCGTCTCGATCACATCGGCGACGGCGTCCTTCGAGAGCAGCATTCCACCCAGCGCGCTCTGCTCGGCGAGAAGGTCGTGCGGAGGGGTCCGCTCGGGGGCGCGCGTACCGCCAAGACGCTCGTCTGAGATATCTGCGATCGACACCGTGCTCCTCCCGGCCGACTCGACTCGATCATCGTCATCGGCTACAGCGACCGGCTGCGTGCGCCGCTCGCAGGCACAAGCGAAACACCCACTACCGACATCCGGTCTCCCCCAAGCTAGGAGCGGAGTTATCCCCATGCAACCACCCCTGTGGATAACTATGTGGAGAGTGTGCGGAGAACTCCCGAGTGTCTGTGCAGAACGACTGTGGACAACATGGTGGAGAGTTTCACTCCCCCACGAATTTATCCCTCTTGACCAGCTTTTTCCGTGATCCCCACCCTGTGGACGGAATTCCGTTTCAACGTGAGATTTAAGGTTTGTTCGTCAGGTGGTCGAATGTGCACAACCTGGGGAAAGTCAAGTGCGAGTTCGTCCCGGGCGCGGCGCGCGCCGATCGCGCTCCCCCGTGTGGACTTCTCGCCCCCGCCGGGGTAGATTCGCACGATCGAGTAACGTCCGCCGACATAGGGCGACTCACCGGGGAGACAGACCGTGCGATTCGCATCAGCAGATCGCCGCAGCCTGTGGCTGTGGTGTGGTCTCGGCGTTCTCGCGTGGGTGCTGCTCTCGTCGATCCTCGGGGTTTCGCAGGCGTCAGCCGCAGAACGACCGGATGTCCCACCGGCAGGCCCCCCTGCGTCCGCAGCGGCTCCCGCTCTGCCGTCTTCCGTGGTCCGCACTGCGGCACCGACTGCAGCGGAGCCGGTCGCCGTCCAGGTCGTTCGGAACGCACCTCCCGCGGCTGCGCCCGCTCCCGCTCCCAACCCTGCACAGGCTCCTGCTGCGCCTGCCCAGGCTCCTGCCGCTCCTGCCGCTCCTGCCCAGGCCCCTGCTGCTCCTGCCACCCCTGCACAGGCCCCTGCCACCCCTGCCACCCCTGCACAGGCCGCTCCGGCTCCCGCCGCTCCCGCTCCCGTTCGGGGGGCTGCGGCTTCTGCGGCCGGCGCGCAGAGGGCCATGGCGACCACGTCGGCACCACTGACCGCCGCGCTCAAGAGCCTCGCGACCGGTCCGGTCAGCGACAAGCCCGCCGCAAGCACGTCGGCACGGCCCGCGACCGCCTCGACGCGCGCCACCCTCGCGGAGCTGCGCGACGCCACCACCCCGCAGCCGAAGACCACCAAGACGAAGAACGACGTCGTCGCGTCCGCCGCCCGCGCAGCCGACCACGTGGCAGGCCTCGTCGATCGCGGCGCCGCCGCACGGCCAGGCGCCCAGGGGCTGCCAGGCGCCCAGGGGCTGAGAGGCCCCCAGATGCTGCCCGACCGGGCTGCGCAGCCTGCGCGCGAGCGCGCGAACGCGCTCATGACCGCGCTCACCTCCGAAGGCTCAGCCCGCCATACTCGCGACGGTGTGCAGTCGACCAGCCGGGCGCTCCGTGCGACCGTGCCTGCGACATGGGCCGGTGCGATCGCCTCGACCGGGGCCCCTTCGACCGCGACCGTCATCGAGGCGACGCCGGAGTCCGCGCCTCTGGACGACCAGGCGCCCTCGTTCTCGCTGAGCGCGGCTGTCTCGGGCGGCGGCGCATCGGCATCCGGATCCTCCTCGCTGCTGCTCTTCGCGGGCGTCGTCGACGACGCCGCCTCGAGCCACCACGCATCCCGCCTCGAGTCCGTCGTCCACGACGACGATCGACTCCCCGTCGGTCCGGCCGCGGCCACCGACTGCCCTCCCGACTGAGCTCCGGACTCCCACGATCCGCAGTCCCACTCACTCTGGAGCTCTTATGCGCGCACTCGCGCATCGCGCCCGCACGGGCGCCTGCCGCAGCATCCCGGCCTGACGACTCCCGTCGGCCGAGCGCCCGCCTTCGGGGGAGGGCTCGGCGCCGCCGACGGCCGATGCCGAACCTGCCGGTGATTCTCCCCGGTCTCACCAGCGGTCGGCATCTCGGGCAGTCATGGACCCCCTCTCCATGACGCCCTGATGGCGGATCGGCTTTCCTGCCTCCGCCGCGGCGGGTGTCTCGCTCCCACTTCGCGAGACACCCGCCGCACTTCTGCTTCCAGATCACGCGTGCACAGGGGGTGGACGACCCGACCGCCGTGCGGTATCGTCACGCCCAAGTAGGCCGAAATATCGGATGCGATGGGGATCACGATCATGCACCTGGAGACCACCGGGCGCCGCATACCAGCGGTGTACCTCTGGGGCGCCTTCCTCGTGCTCGCCTGGGCGCTGCTGACAGCGTTCACCGGTGGCGATGAGGCCAGGGCCGACGATGAGCCGGCCGCTCCCCTCTCCGGGCTCACCTCTCTCGTCGGAGACACCATCGGCGATGTCGTCACTCCGGTCGTGCAGACGACGACGTCGACCGTCGAGCAGGCCGCCGCCCCGGTGGTCCAGACGGTCGAGAAGGTCGTCGCGAAGACGACCGGATCGGTGGCGCAGGTTCCGATCGTCGGCGCACCCGTGGCGCAGACCGTCTCTCAGGCCGGCGGCACCGTCTCAGCCGTCACCGAGACCGTTGGAGAGATCGCCTCGTCGTCTCCCGTGAGCGCCATCGTGACGCCCGTGACGGATGCCGTCGGCGACGTCCCCGTGATCGGTGCGGTGCTCGAAGGACTCGGGGCGACCGACCTCGTCGACGAGGTCGCGACCGGTGTGGACGGGGTTCTCGCGGTCGTTCCTCCGGTGGTCGACAGCACCGTGGATCCCATCGTCGACGGCCTCCAGCCGAGCATCCCGGGCACCGATGAGCCGGCGAAGCCGGGAGTCGAGCTGCCGCCGGCGCCGCATGAGGGGCCCGCATCCGCCGTCGACGTCATCGTCGGCTCCGTGGTTCCTCCGGTGCCCGAGGCCGCGCGCCAGTCCGCGGCATCCGGCCCGTTCTCGTCCGAACGCGGCGCAGGCGCGAGGTTCCCCCAAGACGTCGGAGCGCGACAGTTCACGCCGTCTCACAGCCCCGCCGTCGCACCCGCGCTGGCGCCTGCCGTCGCGACGTCGTCCGCCAGCGGCGGCGGCGGACCCGCACCGGGCGCGAGCTCGGACGGTCCTTCTTCAGCGCGCGTCATCCAGGCGATGTCGACGCGCTCGGGCATCCCCGCGGATGCCGC
It encodes:
- a CDS encoding histidine phosphatase family protein, producing the protein MDAVDQLPDHPAPDAPQGKLVLLRHGETEWSRTGRHTGLTDIPLTEHGEELARAAGELVKGYDFGLVLSSPLQRARRTAELAGLDAGIDPLLVEWDYGGYEGRTTRDIRAELGYNWTTFAHGVIRGETPGETVEEVAARASRVLTRVLPAMASGDVALVAHGHYLRILTAVFLRQAPRFGASISLDAGSVSVLGFAREQPAILAWNHGPQLPTKPAES
- a CDS encoding DUF4328 domain-containing protein, translated to MSDLTPPPPPPEPPRHPHGAPDPAAAPAEPPTADAQTTPAPPAYAPPPAPPTSPLYGEPTYPQPSVPVYGDPGYPQMPVPAYGAPAHPPSPGQFAYAAPVAPQPVGLRPLRGIGAATRWLIVASAVATLIAIATEFWGVSSLGAFSSGLVGIDALQSYDAVSLLLAGVTSLITIAAGVCWLIWQHRAASSVPPAALRRSPGWHVGSWFIPVVAWWFPFQNVKDIVRGANAPVSGGLLGGWWALWIASSLTYVISTNMTNAAETVPALSAAISVAIAGDVLWIAAAALAWMVVKRITDALDPGAR
- a CDS encoding RNA polymerase sigma factor, with amino-acid sequence MEDPRSDADLLRELRNGDRDAYVVLWERHIGAALRYSRRMLPSRAEDLASEALLAIYQQVTTTSKGPDFAFRSYLKAVIRNTAIRWRKEASRFDEWAEADAVDFSDGLSLVERESDASDLLGAFQDLPERWQKVLWLSEVAEVARPEIARELGIKPNAVSALHRRARSGLRLQWLSRQVPVLLRDDETHVARLLPRHLSDPNDEVLTLQIAPHLETCSVCSDLLVSLQTDARRLQGVTLSAAGFGALSVALPGAGALAPTTAVASGVIIAGAGVGIAGLLSTGAGVLVVTAGVLAVGGILLGSFFLNPGEADAARPETATAPTPASTPSELPLDRIDPLPPATPTPTPSPEPPALGRGNTDPNIESIEFDQAPAGQYVPVAPAPAGPEVPGPSEEPGGEPALTPGVTSPTDVTGYTAPFITGQTAPGNAVAIDFASQRYEIDVEPDGSWSFDTRPLAFDAGSYDYAVWAYSATEQSLATTGTIVVQPPAVQGFEQIDGPIPLDEAQTTGIVVSITGPPNGTVWVSTPKTDATVTLDENGHAVRRIRMFADGWYPFSFAVIDADWYAGPAFSDPVDVVDPNRDPSLPRGGGGVFDIVDP
- a CDS encoding AI-2E family transporter, coding for MALFSSDRPRRVQLDPTTLDLRASRAPWSLWADGFGRLGIRSIQIIVTVAVAAGIVFVIQYLTLVTIPLAIALILACAFAPAMNWLRRRRVPDLPATIITLFAIVAVLSALSWLIVWAVRTQWDELYAQAQEGIDHLIDWTNTLPFQLFTPEQLEEWTKTLTDFVTSAQFGSGALAGVGAVASFVTGFVLLVTILFFFLKDGPQMWEFLLRPFRGESERRARRIGAKTVGVLGSYVRGTATVALVDAVGILIGLLILQVPLAIPLAVLVFLLAFIPIVGATLAGVLAALVALVANGWVNALLVVGVVVLVNQLEGNLLQPFLMGRTMKLHAFVILVALAVGTALSGLIGAVLAVPVTAAVWGIIQVWDGDDLPVRWARRKTREPEPAESTAVEIA
- a CDS encoding LysE family translocator: MSPDTFVALLLFLFPLAYSPGPGNAFFAGIGASRGLRAALPALTGYHAATFVVTAALGLGMGATLLNDPVVARTLAALGGVYVLWLAFAFLRSAVSGPKTGMSDAGPTRIGFWSGVVVLVLNPKAYYIIAVMFTQFLRPPANDDVATTLALTAVFTINNLVAFIVWVLGGSALAMLFRGERSTRWIDGLFAVTLVGVAIWMAVPIFAPS
- the dnaB gene encoding replicative DNA helicase — translated: MSIADISDERLGGTRAPERTPPHDLLAEQSALGGMLLSKDAVADVIETLKGADFYVPKHELIFEAILSLYSHGEPTDVVAVTDELIKTGELGRAGGADYLHTLTSIVPTAANAGYYAGIVSERAILRRLVDAGTRIVQLGYAGEGDATDIVNNAQAEIYSVTGSETAEDYVPLTVAVDAAVEEIEAANGRDGTMTGIPTGFRELDELTNGLHGGQMIVVAARPAMGKSTLALDFARAASIGHNEPSIFFSLEMGKSEIAMRLLSAEGAIPLQNMRKGTLDPRDWTTVAATRGRINDAPLYIDDSPNMTLVEIRAKCRRLKQKAGLRLVVIDYLQLMTSGKRVESRQQEVSEFSRALKLLAKELQVPVIALSQLNRGAEQRADKKPAISDLRESGSIEQDADMVILLHREAAYDKDIRPGEADLIVAKHRNGPTATITVAFQGHYSRFMDMAPGDFGGGGGDFN